A single window of Triplophysa rosa linkage group LG2, Trosa_1v2, whole genome shotgun sequence DNA harbors:
- the dnajb5 gene encoding dnaJ homolog subfamily B member 5, whose protein sequence is MGKDYYKILGIPSGSNEDEIKKAYRKMALKFHPDKNKDPNAEEKFKEIAEAYEVLSDPKKRVIYDQYGEDGLKTGGTGSSSGQGTTYHYTFHGDPHATFASFFGGSNPFDIFFGPGRQRGNTNGFTDHADHDMDIDMDGDDDPFSSFSHFGFNGINGFHHGGGRRHRTEPLHGGRRKVQDPPVVHELKVSLEEIFHGCTKRMRITRRRLNPDRRTMRTEDKILNIVIKRGWKEGTKITFPKESDETPENIPADIAFVLKDKGHPLFKRDGSNMIYTVKISLKEALCGCTVNIPTIDNRMITLPCSDIIKPGTVKRLRGEGLPFPKNPSQRGDLIVEFQVRFPDRIPPQSREIIKQHLPQS, encoded by the exons ATGGGGAAGGATTACTATAAGATCCTAGGCATTCCGTCAGGCTCTAATGAAGATGAAATCAAAAAGGCCTACAGGAAAATGGCACTGAAGTTTCATCCAGACAAAAACAAGGATCCTAACGCTGAAGAGAAGTTCAAGGAGATAGCTGAGGCTTATGAGGTTCTGAGTGACCCAAAGAAGAGAGTCATTTATGACCAATACGGGGAGGATG GTTTGAAAACAGGTGGGACAGGCTCCTCAAGTGGCCAAGGGACTACGTATCACTACACCTTCCACGGAGACCCACATGCCACCTTTGCTTCTTTCTTTGGAGGCTCCAACCCTTTTGATATTTTCTTTGGCCCTGGGCGTCAGCGAGGAAACACAAATGGCTTTACAGATCACGCCGATCATGACATGGACATTGACATGGATGGAGACGACGATCCATTCAGTTCCTTCAGCCACTTTGGCTTCAACGGCATCAACGGTTTTCATCATGGTGGAGGTCGAAGGCATCGTACAGAGCCTTTGCATGGTGGCAGGAGGAAAGTACAGGACCCTCCGGTGGTACACGAGCTTAAAGTGTCCCTGGAGGAGATCTTCCACGGATGTACCAAGAGGATGCGAATCACTCGGCGACGACTGAACCCAGACAGAAGGACAATGAGAACAGAGGACAAGATCCTTAACATTGTCATTAAGAGAGGTTGGAAGGAGGGGACCAAGATCACTTTTCCCAAAGAGAGTGATGAGACGCCGGAGAACATTCCTGCTGATATTGCATTTGTGCTTAAAGACAAGGGCCACCCACTTTTCAAAAGAGATGGCTCCAACATGATTTACACAGTCAAGATCAGTCTTAAGGAG GCGTTATGTGGCTGCACAGTGAACATTCCCACCATTGACAACCGAATGATCACATTGCCCTGCAGCGATATCATCAAACCAGGTACAGTGAAGAGACTGCGTGGAGAAGGTCTGCCTTTCCCAAAAAACCCATCACAGCGCGGGGATTTAATAGTGGAGTTCCAGGTGCGGTTCCCAGACAGAATACCACCCCAGTCCAGAGAGATCATCAAACAGCATCTACCCCAGTCTTAG